The following coding sequences lie in one Mycoplasma crocodyli MP145 genomic window:
- a CDS encoding ZIP family metal transporter, whose protein sequence is MDLQYIKFLIGNDYLSKFLLVITFLAIILAIPILISLAFPLFKSTLSRKWKIYLYAFSTGFFTVLALFGFMRESLEISSLYSAKTFGANSYNKIYLVNIGVVAGGAFIGLVFAFGIKFLISYKINKKLLQSRKMSIFVHQHDEGTDHVHTHEHPDYVFNRNDSLESAEEALTKKTEGKLKLIALLLILTHRLPEGFILGYNLNLLFEGKANGLTIAFIVSLILHLIPEELIFYYRLRDAGFGRWKALGFSIGFLMLFLPFMLLGIYFGSSINDHWWLRGMMQSTIGGIFVFTALVEFFPEFYHYNLEKKRWYKVILSLLIGILFSIFVLSFHVHGQGI, encoded by the coding sequence ATGGATTTACAATACATTAAATTTTTAATAGGTAATGATTACTTATCAAAATTCTTATTAGTTATAACATTTTTAGCAATTATATTAGCTATCCCAATTTTAATTTCACTGGCTTTTCCATTGTTTAAAAGCACTCTTTCAAGAAAATGAAAAATTTACTTATACGCCTTTAGCACAGGATTTTTCACAGTTCTTGCTTTATTTGGTTTTATGCGTGAATCTCTTGAAATTTCTTCATTATATTCTGCTAAAACTTTTGGGGCAAATAGCTACAATAAAATTTATTTAGTTAATATAGGAGTTGTGGCTGGTGGTGCATTTATAGGTTTAGTTTTTGCCTTTGGTATTAAGTTTCTTATTTCATATAAAATAAATAAAAAACTTTTACAAAGCAGAAAAATGTCGATTTTTGTTCACCAACATGATGAAGGAACCGATCATGTTCATACTCATGAGCACCCAGATTATGTTTTCAATAGAAATGACTCACTTGAATCTGCTGAAGAAGCACTTACAAAAAAAACAGAGGGAAAATTAAAGTTAATTGCACTACTTTTAATATTAACACACAGACTACCTGAAGGATTTATTTTAGGTTATAATCTCAATTTACTATTTGAAGGTAAGGCAAATGGACTTACTATTGCTTTCATAGTTTCACTTATACTTCATTTAATTCCAGAAGAACTAATATTTTATTATAGGTTAAGAGACGCTGGTTTTGGAAGATGAAAAGCACTAGGGTTTTCAATTGGATTTCTAATGTTATTTTTACCATTTATGTTATTAGGAATTTATTTTGGAAGTTCTATTAATGACCATTGATGATTAAGAGGAATGATGCAATCAACTATTGGTGGTATATTTGTATTTACTGCTCTTGTTGAATTCTTCCCTGAATTTTATCACTACAACCTTGAAAAGAAAAGATGATATAAAGTTATTTTAAGTTTACTAATAGGAATATTATTTAGTATCTTTGTCTTATCATTTCACGTTCACGGTCAAGGAATTTAA
- a CDS encoding dephospho-CoA kinase, giving the protein MIAIIGRIASGKSYLLNQMKKLGYKTFSCDEFVGQLYEKSSFFADQISLEISSNLVVNGFVSKDKVKQWLLEENSNIFKLEDIIYPIIFTHLETHTYDFVEIPILLTKKWDFTSFFDITINVVISEEKRQKNLSIRNVDKYQRDFLNQKNKEISKENELFGKINIVNISYDNIETICENMEFISLIKQYL; this is encoded by the coding sequence ATGATAGCAATCATAGGAAGAATAGCATCTGGAAAAAGTTATTTACTTAACCAAATGAAAAAGCTAGGCTATAAAACTTTTTCATGTGATGAATTTGTTGGCCAGTTATACGAAAAAAGTTCATTTTTTGCAGATCAAATCAGCTTAGAGATTTCATCAAACCTTGTTGTAAATGGTTTTGTTTCTAAAGATAAAGTGAAACAATGACTTTTAGAAGAAAATAGCAATATTTTTAAACTTGAAGATATAATTTATCCAATTATTTTCACTCATTTAGAAACGCATACTTATGATTTTGTAGAAATACCCATTTTATTGACTAAAAAGTGGGATTTTACATCTTTTTTCGATATAACAATAAACGTTGTAATTTCAGAAGAAAAAAGGCAAAAAAACCTATCTATTAGAAATGTGGATAAGTACCAAAGGGATTTTTTAAATCAAAAAAACAAAGAAATAAGTAAAGAAAATGAACTTTTTGGTAAAATTAATATTGTTAATATCTCATATGATAACATTGAAACCATATGTGAAAATATGGAATTTATAAGCCTAATCAAACAATATTTATAA
- a CDS encoding DNA polymerase III subunit alpha, translating into MKHYYLHTNTEFSFLNSTIKLEKLFKLASEKEYEYLAMTDINNMFALGMFLNLSKKYNIKPIIGFELLQDNISVIIIAKNYEGYIELNNIAFLVSKGQKVELESLDSNNVYVIDHEENGYLKNNLEVPKISNFWYNSKTIISDQTIYAPVKKVLFEDDNEALIALQTTGNNKITNSYYNDYFNEKDFIGIDNKVLLNVNTLVNSINIIFPDSTPKLAEFKNDLTPEKLLYKQCLIGLDINKKEFEKYSIETVMERLTYEYKTIVKLGFCSYFLIIKDVIDFAKNKGIYIGPGRGSAAGSLISFLLGITKINPLKYNLLFERFLNVDRVTMPDIDIDIQDDRRDEIAKYIVEKYGYEYCSYISTFQSIGAKMAIRDIGRYLQINLNIIDSISKSLDQNETLEEACLKNRVFKAEISEYPKLLELAKKIEGIPRQHGIHPAGIIISNTKITDIAPTYSNSTNLSQIQLPLNFLEDYGLLKIDFLGLKTLSIIKDIEEVIPNELRFDYLYDKNENIFNDKKTFDVLNSGLTEGIFQLESPGMKSAITKVSIDSFNDLVAIISLFRPGPMQYIDQYANGKKDPKTIKRIHPYYDEIVKDTFGIIVYQEQIMQIVQKISSMTFSQADLLRRAISKKDEKKLVEMKSSFFEGGIKNNIKKDVLDEIYARIELFADYGFNKSHAVAYSYITYKMAYYKTNYKNVFYRALISNANGTHLTINKYVKEAKSVDISVQSPDINFSKKHAVVINSNLYLPLNMIKGVGGVALEKIINTPKDNKKFSSFFELYLKLRNSGVGESIINALIKSNTFRTYGNVNSLLNSLSIAKNLYETFKLKVSRLKIQDEKIDDELVLFIKENNLLDRKVDIIDRDIETESKYELELLGNTYNTFITSDLEGEIKIKNFPIETETWIVVYVNRLVHVAKKNIWTVVLSDSSDEIAIFISENDYDNRFKNLKKNTIIKAKLYRSMKNKYYLRDWKER; encoded by the coding sequence ATGAAGCATTACTATCTACATACAAACACAGAATTTTCTTTCTTAAATTCGACAATAAAACTTGAGAAATTATTTAAGTTAGCAAGCGAGAAGGAATATGAATATTTAGCAATGACAGACATAAATAATATGTTTGCCTTAGGTATGTTTTTAAATCTTTCAAAAAAATACAATATCAAACCAATCATTGGTTTTGAACTCCTTCAAGACAATATCTCAGTGATAATAATAGCTAAAAATTATGAAGGTTATATAGAACTTAATAATATAGCTTTTTTAGTTTCAAAAGGCCAAAAAGTAGAATTAGAAAGTCTTGATAGTAATAATGTTTATGTTATTGATCATGAAGAAAATGGATACTTAAAAAACAATTTAGAAGTACCTAAAATTTCGAATTTTTGATATAACTCAAAGACTATTATAAGTGACCAAACAATCTATGCACCAGTTAAAAAAGTATTATTTGAGGATGATAACGAAGCATTAATAGCTCTTCAAACCACAGGAAATAATAAAATCACAAATTCATATTATAATGATTATTTTAATGAAAAAGATTTTATAGGAATTGATAATAAAGTTCTATTAAATGTAAATACGTTAGTTAATTCAATCAACATAATTTTTCCAGATTCAACTCCTAAATTAGCCGAGTTTAAAAATGATTTAACTCCTGAAAAATTATTATACAAACAATGTCTTATTGGTCTTGATATTAATAAAAAAGAGTTTGAAAAATATTCTATTGAAACAGTAATGGAAAGATTAACTTATGAATATAAAACTATTGTTAAATTAGGATTCTGTAGCTATTTTTTAATAATAAAAGATGTGATTGATTTTGCAAAAAATAAAGGCATTTATATAGGACCAGGAAGAGGTTCAGCCGCCGGTTCATTAATTTCATTTTTACTTGGAATTACTAAAATTAATCCGCTTAAATATAATTTACTTTTCGAGAGATTCTTAAATGTTGATAGAGTAACGATGCCTGATATTGATATTGATATTCAAGATGACAGAAGAGATGAAATTGCAAAATATATTGTAGAAAAATATGGGTACGAATATTGTTCATACATTTCAACCTTTCAAAGTATAGGTGCAAAAATGGCTATAAGGGATATTGGTAGGTATTTGCAAATTAATTTAAATATCATTGATTCAATTTCAAAAAGTCTAGATCAAAACGAAACACTTGAAGAAGCTTGTTTAAAAAATAGAGTATTCAAAGCAGAAATTTCAGAATATCCAAAATTGCTTGAATTAGCTAAAAAAATAGAAGGAATTCCAAGACAACATGGAATTCATCCAGCTGGTATTATAATTTCAAACACAAAAATCACCGATATTGCTCCTACATATTCAAACTCAACAAATCTATCGCAAATACAACTACCACTTAATTTCTTAGAGGACTATGGTTTATTAAAAATTGACTTTTTAGGATTAAAAACATTAAGCATAATAAAAGATATCGAAGAAGTAATTCCTAATGAATTAAGATTTGATTACTTATATGATAAAAATGAGAATATTTTTAACGACAAAAAAACCTTTGATGTTTTAAACAGTGGATTAACAGAAGGAATTTTTCAACTTGAAAGTCCTGGTATGAAATCAGCAATTACAAAAGTAAGCATAGATTCTTTCAATGACTTAGTTGCAATTATTTCATTATTTAGACCAGGTCCTATGCAATATATTGATCAATATGCAAATGGTAAAAAAGATCCTAAGACTATAAAAAGAATCCATCCTTATTATGATGAAATAGTTAAAGATACATTTGGAATTATTGTTTATCAAGAGCAAATTATGCAAATCGTTCAAAAAATATCCAGCATGACTTTTTCGCAAGCAGATCTATTAAGAAGAGCAATTTCTAAAAAAGATGAAAAAAAATTAGTTGAAATGAAATCTAGTTTTTTTGAAGGAGGAATTAAAAACAATATCAAAAAAGATGTTCTTGATGAAATTTATGCAAGAATAGAATTATTTGCAGATTACGGATTTAACAAATCTCATGCAGTAGCTTATTCATATATAACTTATAAGATGGCTTACTATAAAACTAATTACAAGAATGTTTTTTATAGAGCTTTAATAAGTAATGCAAACGGAACACATTTGACTATAAACAAGTATGTTAAGGAAGCAAAAAGCGTTGACATTTCAGTTCAATCACCAGATATAAACTTCTCCAAAAAACATGCAGTTGTTATTAATTCAAATTTATATTTACCACTTAATATGATAAAAGGAGTGGGTGGTGTTGCTCTAGAAAAGATTATAAACACACCAAAAGATAATAAAAAATTTTCTTCATTCTTTGAATTATATTTAAAATTAAGAAACTCTGGAGTTGGTGAATCAATCATAAATGCATTGATAAAATCTAATACTTTTAGAACTTATGGAAATGTTAATTCATTGTTAAATTCATTAAGTATTGCTAAAAATTTATATGAAACTTTTAAACTAAAAGTATCAAGACTTAAAATTCAAGATGAAAAAATTGATGATGAATTAGTTTTATTTATTAAAGAAAATAATCTGCTAGATAGAAAAGTTGATATCATCGATAGAGACATAGAAACTGAATCAAAATACGAACTTGAATTATTAGGTAACACTTACAACACTTTTATAACTTCTGATTTAGAAGGTGAAATCAAAATAAAAAACTTTCCAATTGAAACTGAGACATGAATAGTTGTATATGTTAATAGATTAGTTCATGTTGCTAAAAAAAATATTTGAACGGTTGTTTTAAGCGATTCAAGCGACGAAATTGCAATTTTTATTAGCGAAAATGATTATGATAATCGTTTTAAAAATTTAAAGAAAAACACCATAATAAAAGCAAAATTATATAGAAGTATGAAAAATAAATATTACTTAAGAGATTGAAAGGAAAGATAA
- the fmt gene encoding methionyl-tRNA formyltransferase, with protein MLNETKKIKIVLAGTPDFSVPIFEEVINNFEVLAIISQPDRPKNRGYSLEETPTKKLAKKYKIKIYQPNKISEIYQELSNMEFDFFLTAAFGQYIPNNVLELPKIASLNIHGSLLPKYRGAAPIQYSLLNGDTETGISLIYMTKIMDAGNILKIAKLPINKEDTSTTMFSKISNLATKNITNWLYDIYNNNFDEIIQDETKVMLSPKLLKEDSEIKNSDSVEFNFNKIRAFSENPGAYITKNNKRIKIFYATKSLIKNAPIIDCSDGFLYATDYQFESKKRITIK; from the coding sequence ATGCTAAATGAAACTAAAAAAATAAAGATCGTTTTAGCTGGAACTCCTGATTTTTCCGTTCCAATTTTTGAAGAAGTTATAAATAATTTTGAAGTTCTAGCAATTATATCTCAGCCAGATAGGCCGAAAAATCGTGGTTATTCTTTAGAAGAAACACCAACAAAAAAACTAGCTAAAAAATATAAGATTAAAATTTACCAACCGAATAAAATTTCTGAAATATATCAAGAACTTTCAAATATGGAGTTTGATTTTTTTCTTACCGCTGCGTTTGGGCAATACATTCCAAACAATGTTTTAGAACTTCCAAAAATAGCTTCTTTGAATATACATGGTTCGCTTTTACCTAAATATAGAGGAGCAGCGCCCATTCAATATAGTTTATTAAACGGTGATACCGAAACGGGAATTTCACTTATTTATATGACTAAAATTATGGATGCAGGAAACATCTTAAAAATTGCTAAATTGCCTATAAACAAGGAAGATACATCAACTACAATGTTTAGTAAAATTTCTAATTTAGCAACCAAAAACATAACAAATTGGCTTTATGATATCTATAATAATAATTTTGATGAAATTATCCAAGATGAAACAAAAGTGATGTTAAGTCCTAAATTATTAAAAGAAGATTCTGAAATAAAAAATAGCGATTCAGTAGAATTCAATTTCAATAAAATAAGGGCTTTTTCTGAAAACCCAGGTGCTTATATAACCAAAAATAATAAGAGAATTAAAATATTCTACGCTACAAAATCACTCATAAAAAATGCTCCAATTATCGATTGTAGCGATGGTTTTTTATATGCTACTGACTATCAATTTGAATCTAAAAAAAGAATAACTATTAAATAA
- a CDS encoding NAD+ synthase yields MNKITKYVNEKRFYDEKVALQYIEYLADFIKNKVNDSGLKGAVVGISGGIDSALVAALAKKALGKNLIGVVMPINDMSFDFEDINELEKSLDLKFININLKETNETINKELKLNNSLAKANIMPRLRMTTLYAIAQENNSLVLGTDNKDEFHVGYFTKYGDGGVDLLPICHLTKGEVRYLSSLLNIPSRIINKKPSAGLWQGQNDEDEMGFNYDQLDYYLDFIEEPKKISRTIPENIVKKIEKMHNTSEHKRVGAYKPLDVEKFKQGE; encoded by the coding sequence ATGAATAAAATTACAAAATATGTTAATGAAAAGAGATTTTACGATGAAAAAGTAGCTCTTCAATATATTGAATATTTAGCGGATTTCATTAAAAATAAAGTAAATGATTCGGGTTTAAAAGGAGCAGTGGTTGGAATAAGTGGTGGGATAGATTCAGCACTTGTTGCAGCATTAGCTAAAAAAGCATTGGGTAAAAATTTAATTGGTGTGGTAATGCCAATTAATGATATGTCTTTTGATTTTGAAGATATTAATGAACTTGAAAAATCACTCGATTTAAAATTCATTAATATTAATTTAAAAGAAACTAATGAAACAATTAACAAAGAATTAAAACTTAATAATTCTTTAGCTAAAGCAAATATAATGCCTCGCTTAAGAATGACAACTCTTTATGCAATAGCACAAGAAAACAATAGTTTAGTTTTAGGAACTGATAACAAAGACGAATTTCATGTAGGATATTTTACAAAATATGGTGATGGTGGTGTAGATCTTCTTCCAATTTGTCACTTAACAAAAGGAGAAGTTAGATACCTTTCTTCATTACTAAATATTCCAAGTCGGATAATTAACAAAAAACCTAGTGCTGGTTTATGGCAAGGTCAAAATGATGAAGATGAAATGGGATTTAATTATGATCAATTAGATTATTATCTTGATTTTATTGAAGAACCTAAAAAAATTAGTAGGACAATACCTGAAAATATAGTTAAAAAAATAGAAAAAATGCATAACACTTCAGAACATAAACGTGTTGGCGCTTATAAACCATTAGATGTAGAAAAATTTAAACAAGGAGAATAA
- a CDS encoding thymidine kinase gives MFLKYNEGTIEVITGPMFSGKSEELLKRINILSIAQIKTLIIKPAFDTRFKETSIVSRNGKEIKAISVNDSSEILSLIDNSYKAVAIDELNFFDEGIVEVIQELRTRGIRIIVSGLDMDFMARPFGVVPIIMALSDEILKLKAVCFKCHSSASFTYRKIKSNELNVLGDSEYEARCWHCYKQGMSKR, from the coding sequence ATGTTTTTGAAGTATAACGAAGGAACAATTGAAGTGATTACAGGGCCGATGTTTTCTGGTAAAAGTGAGGAATTACTTAAGAGGATAAATATCTTAAGTATTGCTCAAATTAAAACATTGATAATAAAGCCAGCTTTTGATACGAGATTTAAAGAAACATCAATAGTAAGCAGAAATGGAAAAGAAATAAAAGCTATTTCAGTAAATGATTCAAGTGAAATATTATCATTGATTGATAATTCATACAAAGCTGTAGCAATAGATGAATTAAACTTTTTTGATGAAGGAATAGTAGAAGTTATTCAAGAGTTAAGAACAAGAGGTATAAGAATAATAGTAAGTGGTTTAGATATGGATTTTATGGCTAGACCATTTGGTGTTGTTCCTATAATTATGGCTTTAAGTGATGAAATACTTAAACTTAAAGCAGTTTGCTTCAAATGCCATTCCTCAGCAAGCTTTACATATAGAAAGATAAAATCTAATGAACTAAATGTTCTTGGTGATTCTGAATATGAAGCTAGATGTTGACATTGTTATAAGCAAGGAATGTCTAAAAGATAA
- a CDS encoding AAA family ATPase: MINKNLSFELLKNKDDVNNIDFVEETINNFKKYDVINYLLKKHNVSDQEIKENFANFLEMYRNNHLLSNQVKHLFFERDFNNKLVFKEVFGSNEAAEKEKIKPFLWLNELWNINFKASIDDFTDKKTKRKMIEYIDAIYLPFLREKQYIPNIKGIYLSGEPYCGKTYMFHAMAKEAAILSKSVAVIEIENLYKHLIGEISKKQNQNINSIENRLKNVDILFFDRFGSEKQSEWFTLNFILKIIDERFKSNKITFFASDITMKQLFEKYSKTFPNEISKTKRLLIGIKKLCEKEIIIEGEKNAKWN; encoded by the coding sequence ATGATTAATAAAAACTTAAGTTTTGAATTACTAAAAAATAAAGATGATGTAAATAATATTGATTTTGTTGAAGAAACAATCAATAATTTTAAAAAGTATGATGTTATTAATTATCTACTTAAAAAACATAATGTTTCGGATCAAGAAATTAAAGAAAACTTCGCAAACTTCTTAGAAATGTATAGAAATAATCATTTGCTTTCAAATCAAGTTAAACACTTGTTTTTTGAACGTGATTTTAATAATAAACTAGTTTTTAAGGAAGTTTTTGGATCTAATGAAGCTGCAGAAAAAGAAAAAATCAAACCATTTTTATGGCTTAATGAATTATGAAACATCAATTTTAAGGCTTCTATAGATGATTTTACAGACAAAAAAACAAAAAGAAAAATGATCGAGTACATTGATGCTATTTATCTACCTTTTTTAAGAGAAAAGCAATACATTCCAAATATAAAAGGTATTTATCTTTCTGGAGAGCCTTATTGTGGTAAAACTTATATGTTTCACGCAATGGCTAAAGAAGCTGCAATTCTTAGCAAAAGTGTTGCTGTTATAGAAATAGAAAACTTATATAAACATCTTATTGGAGAGATAAGCAAAAAGCAAAATCAAAATATTAACTCTATAGAAAACAGGCTTAAAAACGTTGACATTTTATTTTTTGATAGATTTGGAAGTGAGAAACAATCAGAATGATTTACTCTAAATTTTATATTAAAAATAATTGATGAAAGGTTCAAAAGTAATAAAATAACATTTTTCGCTAGCGATATTACAATGAAACAACTTTTTGAAAAATACTCAAAAACGTTTCCAAACGAAATATCAAAAACAAAAAGATTACTTATTGGAATAAAAAAATTATGCGAAAAAGAAATAATTATTGAAGGAGAAAAAAATGCTAAATGAAACTAA
- a CDS encoding YebC/PmpR family DNA-binding transcriptional regulator, translating into MAGHSHSANIAHRKNAQDAARGKIFQKLSKEIYVAATGAGGADVETNPALKLAIAKARSKNMPKDNIERAINKAKGDKNSSAFTEIVFNATVPGGITFIVTTLSDNFNRVTSNIGAYFNKQNATLGKTGQVPFTFDKKGIIEISKELIDEETLMLVAIENGADDLEVEEDSFIVLCQPEKFSDVKNAIEGQLNINNFIQCEVTYIPNTYVEVSKEKQEKLLEFVAKLEDDDDVQEVYHNIELID; encoded by the coding sequence ATGGCAGGACATTCACACTCAGCAAATATAGCACATAGAAAAAATGCACAAGATGCAGCAAGAGGAAAGATATTCCAAAAACTAAGTAAAGAAATTTACGTAGCAGCAACCGGAGCAGGAGGAGCAGATGTAGAAACTAATCCAGCTTTAAAACTTGCAATTGCAAAAGCAAGATCAAAAAATATGCCAAAAGATAACATAGAAAGAGCAATTAATAAAGCTAAAGGAGATAAAAATTCATCAGCTTTTACAGAAATTGTTTTTAACGCAACTGTTCCTGGTGGAATTACTTTTATTGTTACCACTTTAAGTGATAACTTTAATAGAGTAACATCAAATATAGGAGCATATTTCAATAAGCAAAACGCTACTTTAGGAAAAACAGGTCAAGTTCCTTTTACGTTTGATAAAAAAGGAATCATTGAAATTTCTAAAGAGTTAATTGACGAAGAAACTTTGATGTTAGTTGCAATAGAAAATGGAGCAGATGATCTTGAGGTTGAAGAAGATAGTTTTATAGTTTTATGTCAACCAGAAAAATTTAGTGACGTAAAAAACGCTATTGAAGGTCAATTAAATATTAATAACTTTATTCAATGTGAAGTTACATACATTCCAAATACTTATGTAGAAGTATCAAAAGAAAAGCAAGAAAAATTACTAGAATTTGTTGCTAAACTTGAAGATGATGATGATGTTCAAGAAGTTTACCACAATATAGAATTGATAGATTAA
- the gap gene encoding type I glyceraldehyde-3-phosphate dehydrogenase: protein MKKIAINGFGRIGRLVLRRLLETKNKELEVVAVNDLTDPVTLAHLLKYDTAFGTLKVDVEAKENAIVVNGKEIKVFAEKDPEALPWKALDIDLVIECTGFFVKREGAGKHLKAGAKKVVVSAPAGSDVKTIVYNVNHKTLNVNDDIISGASCTTNCLAPVVKVLVDNFGLESGFMTTIHSYTGDQRLQDAPHRDLRRARAAAANMVPTSTGAAKAIGLVIPEAAGVLDGSAIRVPTITGSLVDLTVKLTKQPTKEELNAAFEKAANSSLKYETAPIVSSDIIGSSFGSIFDPALTSVLKSKDGNLYKLFSWYDNEMSYVSQLVRTVDYFAKLK from the coding sequence ATGAAAAAAATCGCAATTAACGGATTCGGAAGAATCGGAAGATTAGTTCTTCGTCGTCTATTAGAAACAAAGAACAAAGAACTAGAAGTAGTTGCTGTTAATGATTTAACAGACCCAGTTACACTAGCTCATTTATTAAAATACGATACAGCATTTGGAACACTAAAAGTTGATGTTGAAGCTAAAGAAAATGCTATCGTAGTTAACGGAAAAGAAATTAAAGTTTTTGCAGAAAAAGATCCAGAAGCTTTACCATGAAAAGCTCTTGACATTGACCTTGTTATTGAATGTACAGGTTTCTTTGTTAAAAGAGAAGGAGCAGGAAAACACTTAAAAGCAGGAGCTAAAAAAGTTGTTGTTTCTGCACCTGCAGGAAGTGATGTTAAAACAATCGTTTATAACGTTAACCACAAAACACTTAATGTTAATGATGACATTATTTCTGGTGCTTCATGTACAACAAACTGTTTAGCACCAGTAGTTAAAGTTTTAGTTGATAACTTTGGTTTAGAATCAGGATTTATGACTACAATTCACTCATACACAGGAGATCAAAGATTACAAGATGCTCCTCACCGTGACTTACGTAGAGCTAGAGCTGCTGCTGCTAACATGGTTCCTACATCAACAGGAGCAGCTAAAGCAATTGGTTTAGTTATTCCTGAAGCTGCTGGGGTATTGGATGGTTCAGCAATTCGTGTGCCTACAATTACAGGTTCATTAGTTGACTTAACAGTTAAATTAACAAAACAACCAACAAAAGAAGAATTAAATGCTGCATTTGAAAAAGCTGCAAACTCTTCACTTAAATATGAAACAGCACCAATTGTTTCATCAGACATTATTGGTTCATCATTTGGTTCAATTTTTGACCCTGCTCTAACATCAGTACTAAAATCTAAAGATGGAAACTTATACAAATTATTCTCATGATACGATAATGAAATGTCATATGTTTCGCAATTAGTAAGAACTGTAGATTATTTTGCTAAATTAAAATAA
- a CDS encoding 5'-3' exonuclease encodes MKKENFLIIDGNLLMFQSFYATYNPYNSYVMTSNKGVTTNGTFQFFTTLINLLEELKPKYLFIAFDAKGKTKRHEEYPDYKAGRTKAPEIIYEQFESVKKLLTLLKINHNEIVGAEADDLIATVSKINEVSKYIYSKDQDLLQLVKEDISIIYKNPETKKFATVNKDNFYDIYNFYPNQIPDYKAINGDTSDNLPGVKGIGKIGAIKLLEQFGSIHNVYDNIDKLTLKMQEKLLNSKEMSLLCYKLACLNNNVSDLQLDKNLYLYNIDIENAKDYFIELDLLRVFLRLENLKW; translated from the coding sequence ATGAAAAAAGAAAATTTTTTAATCATAGATGGAAACTTGCTAATGTTCCAAAGTTTCTATGCAACATATAATCCATACAACTCTTATGTTATGACTTCTAACAAAGGAGTTACCACTAATGGAACTTTTCAATTTTTTACTACTTTAATAAATTTGCTTGAAGAATTAAAACCAAAATATTTATTCATCGCTTTTGATGCAAAAGGAAAAACTAAAAGACATGAAGAATATCCTGATTACAAAGCTGGAAGGACTAAAGCACCTGAAATAATTTATGAACAATTTGAAAGTGTTAAAAAATTATTAACCTTACTTAAAATAAACCATAACGAAATTGTAGGAGCAGAAGCTGATGATTTAATAGCTACTGTTTCAAAAATTAATGAAGTAAGTAAATATATTTACTCAAAAGATCAGGACCTACTTCAATTAGTAAAAGAAGATATTTCAATAATATATAAAAACCCTGAAACTAAAAAATTTGCAACTGTAAACAAAGATAATTTTTATGATATTTACAATTTTTACCCAAATCAAATTCCTGATTACAAAGCAATCAACGGGGATACAAGCGACAATTTACCCGGTGTAAAGGGTATAGGAAAAATCGGAGCAATAAAACTTTTAGAACAATTTGGAAGTATTCACAATGTTTATGATAACATAGATAAACTAACACTGAAAATGCAGGAAAAATTATTAAACTCAAAGGAAATGTCATTGCTTTGTTATAAATTGGCTTGCTTAAATAATAATGTTAGTGATTTACAACTTGATAAAAATCTATACTTATATAATATAGACATTGAAAATGCTAAAGATTATTTTATTGAACTTGATCTTTTAAGAGTATTTTTAAGATTAGAGAATCTAAAATGATAG